The following DNA comes from Cellulophaga sp. HaHa_2_95.
ATGATGCCGGACAAAGAAGCAATTAGTAACGCGCGTTTAACACTATTGAGTGAGGCCGAAGCTCAAGCAATTTTAAAGAATTATAAGTTGAATGCCGCACCGATAAAAGTACACACAAATTAGTAGCGTGCTAGAAATTTACGAATTAATTAAATCATTGTGGACTTTACTATTGTCCCGAGATATTAGAAACAATTACTAAGAACTGCTATGAACTATAGAATCTTTCTTGCACTTATATTTTTTTCGATCTACACTTTTGGACAGAAAAATTATAGCATCACAGCCAAAAGCGGATTAACAGTAAGAGATGCACCAGATATAGCGGGCAGAAAAATTGGAAAGTTAGAATTTGATGAAAAAGTAGTACTCTTAGAGGAGACCGATTTTTCTTTTAGTACTGAACAAATACATGGATTTTGGGTTAAGGTAAAATCTAATTCTATTGGAGAAGGCTATGTTTTTAATGGTTTTTTAAAGCTTTTTACAGGAAATAAAATAAAGTATACGCTAAATAATAGCGAAGACCTTCAGAAAGAATTAATAGCTACAGTAGATGGTAAAGAAACAGTACTTATTAGTTTTGAAGACGAAGGTTGTTTTGATCTCATAGAGATACAAGATTACAATGGAGATGGCTACGAAGAAGTGCTTTTAGAAACTAATGCTTGTGGAGGAAATTGTTGCGGCAATTCTTTATTTACCTTCTCTTTTAATGGCAATGAATTTAGGCGATCCGCTTATATAGGGTATTATTTTGGCGGAATGAATTTGAATTATGATCAGCAAACGAACAGACAGTTTGTCGTTGAAACTAACTCTATTGGAGCAGGAAATACAGCACTATGTGAGGATTTGGAAGAAACTTATGTTTTTGATCACCATGATTTTAAATTAATACAAAGTAAGGGAGATCATAAATTAATTACGCTCATAGAATTAAAATCAAGCGATTTTCTATCGCAAGAAGCAGAAACAGATTATTTAACGATAGCCTATGATTTAGATGGTAATGGCGTTATGGATCAAATTTCTGGTAGCTATTGGGAACGATGGGGAATTTTACATGACTGCACTATTGTTTTAAATAACGAAACTTTAGATATAGAGGCTATTGGATCACCAAAAAGAATAGGCGTATTAGCATCAAAAACAAACAATGTAAATGATATTGTTATTGAATGTGATACTGTATTGATATGGAATGGAATTAATTACGAAAAAAAATAATCAAACTAAAACAACCATGAATAAAAAAATCTTAACCCTTGTCGCATTAATTATGAGTGCTGTATCTTTTGCACAATCTTCTTCGGAAATATTG
Coding sequences within:
- a CDS encoding SH3 domain-containing protein, which gives rise to MNYRIFLALIFFSIYTFGQKNYSITAKSGLTVRDAPDIAGRKIGKLEFDEKVVLLEETDFSFSTEQIHGFWVKVKSNSIGEGYVFNGFLKLFTGNKIKYTLNNSEDLQKELIATVDGKETVLISFEDEGCFDLIEIQDYNGDGYEEVLLETNACGGNCCGNSLFTFSFNGNEFRRSAYIGYYFGGMNLNYDQQTNRQFVVETNSIGAGNTALCEDLEETYVFDHHDFKLIQSKGDHKLITLIELKSSDFLSQEAETDYLTIAYDLDGNGVMDQISGSYWERWGILHDCTIVLNNETLDIEAIGSPKRIGVLASKTNNVNDIVIECDTVLIWNGINYEKK